The Littorina saxatilis isolate snail1 linkage group LG1, US_GU_Lsax_2.0, whole genome shotgun sequence nucleotide sequence GAACTTCAAGAACCATATGCTCTTCGGTGCACCACCAGGCACCCAAGGCTTTTGTAACCCAGGCGGGTGGATGACGCAGGAAATCTTCGTGCAGTGCCTCCACCATATTCAGAAACATCTTCGATGCACGGTGGAGAAAAAAGTCTTTGtcattctagacaatcatgtaTCCCACATCTCAGTGGAAGCAGTTGACTACTGCAGAGACAACGGCATTGTGCTGTTGAGTCTCCCTCCCCACTGTAGTCACAGGCTCCAACCGTTGGACAAGACCGTCTTTAGCCCGCTGAAGAGGCAGTATAACGCAGCGATCACCTCATGGATGTACAACAACCCTGGAAAACGTCAGACGATCCACGACGTCGCAGGAATCCTTGGCACTGCATATAACCGTGCCTTTACAATTCAGAACATCACCAGTGGTTTCAAGTCCACGGGAATCTGCCCACTGGATACCGAAGTCTTTTCAGAAACCGACTTCTTCCAAAGCTACATCAGCGACAAACCCTGTCAACAATCAACCACTCCCATTGAAACTTCAACACAAGCCGCCCAAAACGCTGCTGTTGACGGTCCACCTGATCCAAGCGCTGCTGACTGTCCACCTGATCCAAGCGCATCTCGTTCCCCTGACTCTATTCTGATCTGCTCACCTGAAGTTATCAGGCCATACCCAAAGGCTACCCAGCAGAGGAAGCGTACCGGTCAAGCGCTTGGCAGAAGCCGAGTGTTGCCAGACACACCACAAAAAGCAGAGATGGAAGCGAAGAAGAAAAAGGCGGCCAAGAAACCTCGAGCTGTGCCCAAGAAACCTCGAGCTGTGGCCAAGAAAGCCAGAGCTTCAAAGAAGCGTTTGTTCAGTGAGGACAGGCGGTGGACTCTACAGGGATCTTATCACCAATCATCGGAAATCTTCAATGTCAATGAAGACTCACGAGGGCGTTGTTTTAGCTGGTACAAGGTTCTTAACttcacacacaaattcataTGTCCCACCCTGCCCCGTCATGTTCCACCCTGCCCCAAGCAATGTCCCATCCTGCCCCGTCATGTTCCACCCTGCCCCACATTTGTTTGAGTTTTTAACTGCGAATTCTCCTGAGTCGGTTAAATAAAtctattttttgttttctttgttttgtggcAAATTCAATAAAGTTTCTGATGACAccagttttgtgtttttgtcttaAGTATTGAATGAGATATTCCAATAAAGGATTTTTTTGTCCCACcctacccctccctcccctaCCTACAGATGCTGTACGGATAGTAGAGAAAAGTCTATATCTACAGATGCTGTACGGATAGTAGAGAAAATCTGACAGTGAAACAAAGAGGGAGTCGCGATGCACTGAAGAGAATAAGTATGAAGTATAGTACGTAGCTAGAAGGAGAGTGTAAGCACAGCGTTAGAATCTGAAAGATGGAGAGAGTAGAATAATTTAGACTGCGGGAGAGCTTTGAAATTTCACACACTTCCAGGGTTTGATGACCAGACATGACCCAAGTGTGGTTGACCCcagtcaaatgtcaaggtcagaacgGGGTATGTGCGGATCAAACCATGAAAAATTACCATTTTCTTTAACGATTTTGAAGCAAGAGCTTTGAAACTCCACATACTCCCTTTTCTTGGTTTGATGGCGTCTAACCACAGCCCAAGTCTGGTTGACTTGCCTCAAGTTTCTGTAGGTGACAGTGAGGTCAAGTTTGGGTAAAAACATAATGATCTTGAACAGTTTTGACGCTATAAATTTTAAACTTCCCACTCGTCCAAGGTTGGATCTCTTCTGCACATGACTCAAGTCTGGTTGATCCTGGTCTAATTAAGGTCAATTCAAGTTCGAGTGCGGGTCAACAAGTTGAACATTGTCATTGTATTCAATGTCCATGGAGATTCAGTAGCAGATAATGTGTTTCCGATTCATATTACTTACCACCAAGGAGAGTCGCATGGGCActttattttcttgtttttacttaaATAAGTACAAGGAAAAAGCGTGAACAGAATTAATTAAAatggttgattgatttgttgttggtttttaacgTCCTTTTAAGTTTGCGGAAACTGattcaagtttgtttcctttcttgaAGCCAGGAGTTGAAATAAGAATGAAGAAGAAATGAGTCGATGAGAGCAGGAGGAAGTTGAAGAatacaaataaaagaaaaagttGGAAGCAAGTGTAGAAGCCAGAAGCAAGATACATCACATTCACTCAGAGAATAAGCATGGAGAACATGTGGCGGTGGGAGGAGATGCATGGACTTGATCCAGCGATAGAGTAAGCcgaaggggggtggggagtctggaagggaggggggagaggatgGGGTTGCCCATTCCTGGAGGGATTAAGAGGAAGAGATAGgggtgttggggtggggggggggcgcaaGCATTGagaggaggatgagaagatGGAGACGGAAAGAGGATACAAATAGATTGAgagaagagggagggaggggttggggggggggggggggagaaagaggatagaaagaagagagaaaaggagtAAATGGGGAAGACGATAGAAAATTATTTAGTGATAAGGGGGCAGACAGAAAGCATCGAGAGGGTATTTTCAGGGAGGTGGGAAGAGGATAGAAAACTATTAAcaggagagggaggggaggacCAGAGAGGGGTGAAGGAGGGAGAAAGCGGATAGAAAGTATCGACAGGCTCTTGCGCCAGCAGTGAACAATCTATCGATCACGCTTCCACAGGGCGGGCAGGCCGACCAGCCAACACTGACGGAACAGCGCCCGGTGCCAGCGGGCCCAACTTTGGAGGACTTGGACTCCCTCTACACCACACTTGTCGGGCTTGCCTGGCCTGGAGTCTGCACACATACCTCTACACTAGACGTCCCCAGCATCACTGGGTCGGGCCGCTTTCTCGGTCCCCGAAGGCTGTCCTGTACTTTCCTACCACTGTACGACGGAGTTTTATTGACGTACTgtgcctggtgtgtgtgtgtgtgctggtttAAACTGACTGTGACAGCCATCTGTAGTGCCACGCCAGCTTCAGTGCCGCTGTTggtgctgttgctgctgcaacGAGTGAGTGAGTGTCAATCTATAACGTGCGCCTCCTCCACCCTCACTACCTCTCCACATCGTACGTGTACNNNNNNNNNNNNNNNNNNNNNNNNNNNNNNNNNNNNNNNNNNNNNNNNNNNNNNNNNNNNNNNNNNNNNNNNNNNNNNNNNNNNNNNNNNNNNNNNNNNNNNNNNNNNNNNNNNNNNNNNNNNNNNNNNNNNNNNNNNNNNNNNNNNNNNNNNNNNNNNNNNNNNNNNNNNNNNNNNNNNNNNNNNNNNNNNNNNNNNNNcacactcacacacacacacacacacacacacacactcacacacacacacacacactaaaagcCACTCGACACCTAAATTGCTTCACATTTGCAATAACAACTCTAGTCTGGCATTCTCACACCAGCATGCCAACAACGTCACGAATGATATAACACTCGGGCTGATAATCAGAGCGGAAACAATCGCTTTAGCTCATTTACCGTGGTGACAATCAGACTGGCTTGTGTGCACAACCGTAATTGGTTATGTGCACAAGCATCACACAGTGTGGCTATTCGCTCAGTCCTGCGTAACATTACACAACATGAATGGGAAATGATAGCATCAAGGTAATCAATAGGTCCAGCGCGTGTGtttgctgtgtgtgcgtgcgtgtgtgtatgtgtgtgtgtgtatgtgtgtgtgtgtatgtgtgcgtgtgtgtttatttgctgtTTTTTGCACAGATCAATGACCGTATCGCTAGACACCTTGGTGTTACCTTTCGTCAGTCCCTCGTTAAGAGTGGAAGTCATCCGAGAAAATATTGGGGCATCCGTTGGGCGTGATTTAAAGGTGTGTTTGTCTTTAAAGGCGCAGTttttcccgtgtaaacaattcGTCGCACCATCTCCGACCTGACCCGGCTTGTTACAAAGGGTGAGGCAATCTCTCCACGTGTACACATGCCAACAATCAAGGGATGCTTTCTGTGCACTGTGTGAGGTTTGTGTGCAGTGTCAATACATTTTCAAAAGTCGTTTGCGTCTATGTGCACAATTGATACCttcccgaccccccccccccccccccccaacaataaaaaataaaaaataaatacatcttttaaaatctttaaaaaaaatcccactcttcctacaggaagcagtcaggatgttaatttttggtatgagtccaagtgAAGTCTTATACCATGTAAAAGCCgtggcagatctgagatagtgggCAGCACTGCATTCAGAGGAAAGGCTGTGTCTTTTAGTTGTCAATCCATGTTGTGGGGATATTGCCAGGATTAATTTTCTTCTGCATATCGCCAAAATGGCAAGACAAGTTTGGGACGTTTAAGGCAGTTACCGACGTCACCTTTTCCCCAGCCGACACCAAACGATATTCctaatgatgcattttcgagCCACCAGAACTTTTCAAAAAGCCAAGTCACGTGTATTGgccaacaaaacacacagatcTTAGACTTATCTAAAATTAAAATTCTGGACGTGGTGAAAATGCTCAAAATAACATGACAGATTCCTgcttattattgtttatttttatttttattgcgACTGACAGTAAAACGTTAACAAAACAACCGGGCGCATACTCCAGCTTTcacccagaaccccccccccccccagaaataaaatcaacaaaatcaacacacacacacacacacacacacacacacacacacacacacacacacacacacacacacacacgcacaacagcAATCTATCGACAGAGCAAACAGTATTTTCTTGGCCAAACATAATCGATCACTTGCGAACCTGAATATTCGGAATAGTGCGCAGCGAAACATTATAAAGCATACTTATGCACTGTTTATTCTtgcccaccaccatcaccaccaccaccaccaccctcctcCTCCGCCCCCACCTCTTTCCTCGCTGTCGATATCCAAGATGTCGCGAGCGACAACGACGTTAATCCTATGAAATGTATTCTGTTTATGACATtggacaaaaaaaatgaaaacccGCGACGCCCTTTTTGACACGCCCCCCGCTCAGATAACTTCTGGACTCTcgtctctgtcgctctatgcCAGGCTTTAAAAAGGCAAAAGaattctctatctctttctttcttttttttcttctctctctctctctctctctctctctctctctctctctctctctctctctctctctctctctctctcacacacacacacacacacacagcgtcaCTTTCTTTctcacattctctgtctctctttctctgtctctcgctctctctctctctctctctctctctgtctctcgctctctctctctctcgctgtgtgtgtgtgtgtgtgtgtgtgtgtgtgtgtgtgtgtgtgtgtctctctctctctctctctctatctcgctctctcccaTTGATGTTCTCAGCCCGAATTGAAAGAGGCTCCAGGCTATGTCTAGCTGGTTAGCAAAGCTAGccccacgaacacacacacacactgacagcggGGAACGCTTTCCATTTCATTCTCGGTGCCAGAGGACGACTCAAAGACTGGAAGGCTGCTTCTTCACAGATCGATACTAACACGGATCGACAAGAATCCAAGAACAAACATGAGCCAGGGAAACTGTACTGATAGTTTGAGACGAAGAAAAGGAAAAGGAGAAAAAGGGATCGAGATTAGCCTGCTGTTTTTGAAACACAAAGCAATTCAAATGGGGTTCAAATGTGATTTTTGTGAATACATTTTGTGTATCCTAATGTTGATAGTGTTTGTATGCAGCGAGGTAATGAGAAACACATGAGTTAGtacattgtgttttattgttaacaGTGTTGTAGTGTTGAGTTAGTACAtgtgttttattgttaacaGTGTTGTAGTGTTGAGTTAGTACAtgtgttttattgttaacaGTGTTGTAGTGTTGAGTTAGTACAtgtgttttattgttaacaGTGTTGTAGTGTTGAGTTAGTACAtgtgttttattgttaacaGTGTTGTAGTGTTGAGTTAGTACAtgtgttttattgttaacagtgttgtagtgttgagttagtacattgtgttttattgttaacagtgttgtagtgttgagttggtacattgtgttttattgttaacagtgttgtagtgttgagttggtacattgtgttttattgttaacagtgttgtagtgttgagttggtacattgtgttttattgttaacagtgttgtagtgttgagttggtacattgtgttttattgttaacagtgttgtagtgttgagttggtacattgtgttttattgttaacagtgttgtagtgttgagttggtacattgtgttttattgttaacagtgttgtagtgttgagttagtacattgtgttttattgttaacagtgttgtagtgttgagttggtacattgtgttttattgttaacaGTGTTGTAGTGTTGAGTTAGTACAtgtgttttattgttaacagtgttgtagtgttgagttagtacattgtgttttattgttaacagtgttgtagtgttgagttggtacattgtgttttattgttaacagtgttgtagtgttgagttggtacattgtgttttattgttaacagtgttgtagtgttgagttggtacattgtgttttattgttaacagtgttgtagtgttgagttggtacattgtgttttattgttaacaGTGTTGTAGTGTTGAGTTAGTACAtgtgttttattgttaacagtgttgtagtgttgagttagtacattgtgttttattgttaacaGTGTTGTAGTGTGGAGTTGGtacattgtgttttattgttaacagtgttgtagtgttgagttagtacattgtgttttattgttaacagtgttgtagtgttgagttggtacattgtgttttattgttaacagtgttgtagtgttgagttggtacattgtgttttattgttaacagtgttgtagtgttgagttggtacattgtgttttattgttaacagtgttgtagtgttgagttggtacattgtgttttattgttaacaGTGTTGTAGTGTTGAGTTAGTACAtgtgttttattgttaacagtgttgtagtgttgagttggtacattgtgttttattgttaacagtgttgtagtgttgagttagtacattgtgttttattgttaacaGTGTTGTAGTGTGGAGTTGGtacattgtgttttattgttaacagtgttgtagtgttgagttggtacattgtgttttattgttaacagtgttgtagtgttgagttggtacattgtgttttattgttaacagtgttgtagtgttgagttggtacattgtgttttattgttaacagtgttgtagtgttgagttagtacattgtgttttattgttaacaGTGTTGTAGTGTTGAGTTAGTACAtgtgttttattgttaacaGTGTTGTAGTGTTGAGTTAGTACAtgtgttttattgttaacagtgttgtagtgttgagttggtacattgtgttttattgttaacaGTGTTGTAGTGTTGAGTTAGTACAtgtgttttattgttaacaGTGTTGTAGTGTTGAGTTAGTACAtgtgttttattgttaacagtgttgtagtgttgagttggtacattgtgttttattgttaacagtgttgtagtgttgagttggtacattgtgttttattgttaacaGTGTTGTAGTGTTGAGTTAGTACAtgtgttttattgttaacagtgttgtagtgttgagttagtacattgtgttttattgttaacagtgttgtagtgttgagttggtacattgtgttttattgttaacagtgttgtagtgttgagttggtacattgtgttttattgttaacagtgttgtagtgttgagttggtacattgtgttttattgttaacagtgttgtagtgttgagttggtacattgtgttttattgttaacaGTGTTGTAGTGTTGAGTTAGTACAtgtgttttattgttaacagtgttgtagtgttgagttagtacattgtgttttattgttaacagtgttgtagtgttgagttggtacattgtgttttattgttaacagtgttgtagtgttgagttagtacattgtgttttattgttaacagtgttgtagtgttgagttggtacattgtgttttattgttaacagtgttgtagtgttgagttggtacattgtgttttattgttaacagtgttgtagtgttgagttggtacattgtgttttattgttaacagtgttgtagtgttgagttggtacattgtgttttattgttaacagtgttgtagtgttgagttggtacattgtgttttattgttaacagtgttgtagtgttgagttggtacattgtgttttattgttaacagtgttgtagtgttgagttggtacattgtgttttattgttaacagtgttgtagtgttgagttggtacattgtgttttattgttaacagtgttgtagtgttgagttggtacattgtgttttattgttaacagtgttgtagtgttgagttagtacattgtgttttattgttaacaGTGTTGTAGTGTTGAGTTAGTACAtgtgttttattgttaacaGTGTTGTAGTGTTGAGTTAGTACAtgtgttttattgttaacaGTGTTGTAGTGTTGAGTTAGTACAtgtgttttattgttaacagtgttgtagtgttgagttggtacattgtgttttattgttaacagtgttgtagtgttgagttagtacattgtgttttattgttaacagtgttgtagtgttgagttggtacattgtgttttattgttaacagtgttgtagtgttgagttggtacattgtgttttattgttaacagtgttgtagtgttgagttggtacattgtgttttattgttaacagtgttgtagtgttgagttggtacattgtgttttattgttaacaGTGTTGTAGTGTTGAGTTAGTACAtgtgttttattgttaacaGTGTTGTAGTGTTGAGTTAGTACAtgtgttttattgttaacagtgttgtagtgttgagttggtacattgtgttttattgttaacagtgttgtagtgttgagttggtacattgtgttttattgttaacagtgttgtagtgttgagttggtacattgtgttttattgttaacagtgttgtagtgttgagttggtacattgtgttttattgttaacagtgttgtagtgttgagttggtacattgtgttttattgttaacagtgttgtagtgttgagttagtacattgtgttttattgttaacagtgttgtagtgttgagttggtacattgtgttttattgttaacagtgttgtagtgttgagttggtacattgtgttttattgttaacagtgttgtagtgttgagttggtacattgtgttttattgttaacagtgttgtagtgttgagttggtacattgtgttttattgttaacagtgttgtagtgttgagttagtacattgtgttttattgttaacagtgttgtagtgttgagttggtacattgtgttttattgttaacagtgttgtagtgttgagttggtacattgtgttttattgttaacagtgttgtagtgttgagttggtacattgtgttttattgttaacagtgttgtagtgttgagttggtacattgtgttttattgttaacagtgttgtagtgttgagttagtacattgtgttttattgttaacagtgttgtagtgttgagttggtacattgtgttttattgttaacagtgttgtagtgttgagttggtacattgtgttttattgttaacagtgttgtagtgttgagttggtacattgtgttttattgttaacagtgttgtagtgttgagttggtacattgtgttttattgttaacagtgttgtagtgttgagttggtacattgtgttttattgttaacaGTGTTGTAGTGTTGAGTTAGTACAtgtgttttattgttaacagtgttgtagtgttgagttagtacattgtgttttattgttaacagtgttgtagtgttgagttggtacattgtgttttattgttaacagtgttgtagtgttgagttggtacattgtgttttattgttaacagtgttgtagtgttgagttagtacattgtgttttattgttaacaGTGTTGTAGTGTGGAGTTGGtacattgtgttttattgttaacagtgttgtagtgttgagttggtacattgtgttttattgttaacaGTGTTGTAGTGTGGAGTTGGtacattgtgttttattgttaacagtgttgtagtgttgagttggtacattgtgttttattgttaacagtgttgtagtgttgagttggtacattgtgttttattgttaacagtgttgtagtgttgagttagtacattgtgttttattgttaacagtgttgtagtgttgagttggtacattgtgttttattgttaacagtgttgtagtgttgagttggtacattgtgttttattgttaacagtgttgtagtgttgagttggtacattgtgttttattgttaacagtgttgtagtgttgagttggtacattgtgttttattgttaacaGTGTTGTAGTGTTGAGTTAGTACAtgtgttttattgttaacagtgttgtagtgttgagttagtacattgtgttttattgttaacagtgttgtagtgttgagttggtacattgtgttttattgttaacagtgttgtagtgttgagttagtacattgtgttttattgttaacagtgttgtagtgttgagttagtacattgtgttttattgttaacaGTGTTGTAGTGTGGAGTTGGtacattgtgttttattgttaacagtgttgtagtgttgagttggtacattgtgttttattgttaacagtgttgtagtgttgagttggtacattgtgttttattgttaacagtgttgtagtgttgagttggtacattgtgttttattgttaacagtgttgtagtgttgagttggtacattgtgttttattgttaacagtgttgtagtgttgagttggtacattgtgttttattgttaacagtgttgtagtgttgagttagtacattgtgttttattgttaacagtgttgtagtgttgagttggtacattgtgttttattgttaacagtgttgtagtgttgagttggtacattgtgttttattgttaacagtgttgtagtgttgagttggtacattgtgttttattgttaacaGTGCTGTAGTGTTGAGTTGGtacattgtgttttattgttaacagtgttgtagtgttgagttggtacattgtgttttattgttaacaGTGCTGTAGTGTTGAGTTGGtacattgtgttttattgttaacagtgttgtagtgttgagttggtacattgtgttttattgttaacagtgttgtagtgttgagttggtacattgtgttttattgttaacaGTGTTGTAGTGTGGAGTTGGtacattgtgttttattgttaacagtgttgtagtgttgagttggtacattgtgttttattgttaacaGTGTTGTAGTGTTGAGTTAGTACAtgtgttttattgttaacagtgttgtagtgttgagttggtacattgtgttttattgttaaaAGTGTTGTAGTGTTAgggttgtcttcatatccacgcgCCACCACTGTAATTATTTTGTCAATTTTGAGATTATAAAGGgaatttgattttgtttgatttgaaaTCAGCaatttcagattgtctgttgCTTCGTGAACCAAATCGAGAGACGACACAAAATTAACTatgctttttttctttgcatGGAATGCGTTCGACaacttgacagacagaaaaatccACTGAATTTGCTTTTATTCTAAGCTTGCCCAATAACTATTAAGTATAGCCTACAAGACTGGGGTTTCGCTAGTTTTTATGCACAGAAAAATGAATATTCGTGCCGATTTAGTATTTAGTACCTGTATTTTTAAACTCAGGAGAGCAACAGACTTCAGTATTAATCGTTACAATACACAACACCTACTGCTAACGTTGTTGATGAAACAACAGCGAAGCTCTTCGAGCCAAACTGAAAACAGCCCATTAAAGGTTTATACCTAGTCATGCAGCCACAAATATAGTTGTGCGGATGTGAACTAGCCTATTAAACTATTAAAGTACTGACAtggcggggggtgggggtggggtgtaaacctgtgatgtttattttttattattgtttgtaTGATGCAGCGAATGGACCGACTGACTGTCTCTGCTGTCTGTGAAAGAATGTCAGATTCTAAAAAAAGCGGCCCAAAACACTGTTGTTCAAATGTCACCAGAACATGGCAGAGTGACGTTGAAGAACTGACTCCATTCATCCAGTACCTTCGCTCTTTGCGTCGCCGCTGCAGATTCGCGGCCACTCTCTTTgtctatttattttatttatttacgattTATTTATtcacgaggatttatatcgcgcacgtatctcaccacacaaggcgactcaaggcgcatgttacctattaatgccgtgtgagatggaattttttacacagtatatcacgcattcacatcggccagtagatcgactgcctttaggcgctgcatccacctttcacggcctattattccaggtcacacgggtattttataAGTCTATACGTCTTCGTGATAACTTTTGTGGAagattttatatttttatattttactACACATGAAATCAAAATGTGAACGTAATGACGTGAGTGTGTCTGAGTGTAGAGTAGACAGCATCCTTAAAGCATTGTGATTATTACCTCTAGCCCTGTCCCCGGCTGTTGCCAAGGATTCGATCGCGTCTTGATGGCCACACAACACCTCTTCACGCACAGCCTCTGTCGGTGTTGTCTCGAGTATGACACAGATCCACCATTGTGGTTCGACTAAAGCTGACTGATCTTTTGAATCGTTTTTTCCCCAAGGAAACAAAGCTACAAAGCTCCGAAGATCACAGCGTTCATTGTTGTCTCGGGTTTCAAAGAATTCCTTCTGACCTAGTAGGCTGCTGCAGGTATAACTAACGCCGCACTGAAGTAGTAAGCTTATGTCTACAAGGGATGGCTTGTGCTTGGAGGTTCGGAGGGACTTAAATGAAAACCGAACCCAACAGAGAACACAATTAAGCTTACAGACTTATCTTGAAGTCCGATATGCCACAATGTTTCAAATCGGCTTCAatcattaataataataataataagaacatttatatagcgctaaatcaaaaactttcgttaaaaaggcttgctctaagcgcttgacatctaaactaaaacatcattcacactctttacaatgatgtacaagaacttcatgtcacactctttcattcagtatagcaccattcacacagttgttattctgtacaagacaataagttagtctaacatttagaatgttcatagtTGTAGTATCAATTTCCAAAATGTTCTGCTGG carries:
- the LOC138959440 gene encoding uncharacterized protein is translated as MVRTYKRKSDRTERSTENVQQLHKAVMAVRKGQSFRQVAEEFGIKKSSLRRAVRKDGEGKKLASYSEMSQSRLIFTIEEEVELVQYLLTASRIGFPLDTATVKSLAYTLAIRNGNRVPDNWEKNKQAGKDWMTAFKSRHRQLSIRTPEATSIARATAFNKHNVGTFFEKLRRLYQEHTLTPERIYNVDKTALTTSQRPQKVVAEAGVKQVAQLVSHERGETVAMLGIINGIGNCLPPCLVFQRKNFKNHMLFGAPPGTQGFCNPGGWMTQEIFVQCLHHIQKHLRCTVEKKVFVILDNHVSHISVEAVDYCRDNGIVLLSLPPHCSHRLQPLDKTVFSPLKRQYNAAITSWMYNNPGKRQTIHDVAGILGTAYNRAFTIQNITSGFKSTGICPLDTEVFSETDFFQSYISDKPCQQSTTPIETSTQAAQNAAVDGPPDPSAADCPPDPSASRSPDSILICSPEVIRPYPKATQQRKRTGQALGRSRVLPDTPQKAEMEAKKKKAAKKPRAVPKKPRAVAKKARASKKRLFSEDRRWTLQGSYHQSSEIFNVNEDSRGRCFSWYKVLNFTHKFICPTLPRHVPPCPKQCPILPRHVPPCPTFV